A region of Anopheles merus strain MAF chromosome 2R, AmerM5.1, whole genome shotgun sequence DNA encodes the following proteins:
- the LOC121587641 gene encoding DNA repair protein complementing XP-C cells homolog has protein sequence MSDTFMSESEEEGGDFSASEDEWLPGKSDGKNKRKRNDSSDSEAVTDESDGHSEDDEITSKTVGKGKQMAKNNQRFHKSNTKGKPQTNRTGKATGTIGRASVKQSSYQDSESDSGDEHLVDPTKLDLNSKFFAAISSSSLAGEKVAAQDAAPVFDCNAGMGKLSDSSEEEEDAVVRHDNCTPEDRKGRKLIAKINEASQAYVNFQDFTKTLETAKNHLESATKKQQQLTAGNAIDISSLLAMGEKSSTVAEKPVPSAKGTATKSRKAAKKQAESDSDWEEVEEGAEPASTSRAQTVQITLKPELAKQKKKKCTEIDVEAYINRMINREKRDAQLVLHKVTIIMGIAHGNFTNGVLNSPTLLAIGNALIPSERCYPNGRTNVQYFQQIMQYYREIVDLKDRRMFVNSWKRLTLEKSLRLQLLSQMANCKRDYILMFIILLRSIGVQCRMVTSLQVVPKVLSNSDLLKVVPAKEKMKVAKDTKKNVESDHDYGEEKKKKAKVSRKRKSSPVEIPQLDGADDTESSRSNRSKQKRTSAVPDSNAKVSKEATKPVSISPRKTRKQRSDEAKTAEKDETTKSVAKNSKPSKEAKNVKSKSEPVKTPATSSQDKNGESSKMIRRDYEAKKDKNDKLPEKSTIKPITKPTTKSTTSTPSPVKKIVKIERFNPKTRKLLKNPVLSTDDDENSTKTSSCNKLNLWIEAFAEEEQCWIPLDVTRGLMECVNEIVQQASTPMLYVLAWNNDGSIKDISARYCADYLTVTIKHRIMQQWMDNVLGPFRGGKQCAARDAAEDRELNRILEERPLPRTVAEYKNHPYFALKRHLLKFEAIYPPDAPTLGFTSGKEPVYARECVQTLHAREVWLKQARTVKMFETPYKIVSGRPKYDRSSGQMLPSQPLELFGYWQTEEYDPPTAEGGIVPRNAYGNVELFKPCMLPKKTVHLQLPGLNRICKKLRIDCAQAVTGFDFHGGSSHPVYDGFVVCEEFKDVVVDAWHEEQQAEEQRAREKYEKRVYGNWKKLIKGLLIRRKLQHKYNFDNLVQ, from the exons ATGAGCGATACATTCATGTCGGAGAGTGAGGAAGAAGGGGGCGATTTTTCAGCGTCCGAAGACGAATGGTTGCCCGGGAAATCGGATGGCAAGAACAAACGAAAGCGGAACGATTCTTCGGATAGTGAAGCTGTTACCGACGAATCGGATGGCCACTCCGAAGATGATGAGATAACCTCCAAAACAGTTGGTAAAGGCAAACAAATGGCCAAAAACAACCAACGATTCCACAAAAG CAACACAAAAGGCAAACCGCAAACTAACCGCACGGGAAAGGCCACTGGAACCATTGGAAGAGCATCAGTAAAGCAAAGCTCATATCAAGATTCCGAATCCGACTCTGGCGACGAACATCTTGTTGATCCCACTAAACTGGATCTAAATTCAAAGTTTTTTGCTGCTATCTCATCGAGCTCGCTCGCTGGCGAAAAGGTAGCCGCACAAGATGCCGCCCCAGTGTTCGATTGTAACGCTGGGATGGGAAAACTCTCCGATAGTtcagaagaggaagaggatgCTGTGGTACGGCACGACAATTGCACTCCCGAAGACCGTAAGGGGCGAAAGTTGATAGCAAAAATCAACGAAGCGTCGCAGGCGTACGTAAATTTCCAGGACTTTACTAAAACGCTCGAAACGGCCAAGAACCATCTCGAAAGCGCTacgaaaaagcaacaacaactcaCTGCCGGCAATGCGATCGACATTTCAAGCCTGCTTGCCATGGGTGAAAAGAGTTCGACGGTGGCCGAAAAACCTGTCCCTTCCGCCAAAGGAACCGCGACCAAGTCCCGTAAGGCAGCGAAAAAGCAGGCAGAATCCGACTCCGACTGGGAGGAAGTTGAGGAGGGTGCCGAGCCGGCTAGTACGTCCCGTGCACAAACGGTTCAAATCACCCTCAAACCGGAGCTGgcaaagcagaagaagaaaaagtgtaCCGAAATCGATGTGGAGGCGTACATCAACCGGATGATCAATCGCGAGAAACGGGACGCTCAGCTGGTATTGCACAAGGTGACCATCATAATGGGCATTGCGCATGGGAACTTTACCAACGGCGTGTTGAATTCGCCCACCTTGCTGGCAATCGGCAATGCGCTCATACCATCGGAACGGTGCTATCCCAACGGTCGCACCAATGTGCAGTACTTTCAGCAGATCATGCAGTACTATCGTGAAATCGTTGATCTGAAGGACAGGCGAATGTTTGTGAACAGCTGGAAAAGGCTGACGTTGGAAAAATCGCTTCGCCTTCAGCTGCTCTCACAGATGGCCAACTGTAAGCGGGATTACATTTTGATGTTCATCATACTGCTACGCTCTATTGGCGTGCAGTGTCGGATGGTGACATCGTTACAGGTGGTGCCGAAGGTGCTGTCCAACTCAGATCTGCTGAAAGTGGTACCGGCAAAGGAGAAAATGAAAGTGGCCAAGGACACGAAGAAAAACGTCGAGAGCGATCATGATTATGGcgaggaaaagaagaaaaaagctaAAGTAAGTAGGAAACGGAAATCTTCGCCTGTCGAAATTCCGCAGCTAGATGGAGCAGATGATACGGAAAGCAGCCGAAGTAACCGTTCTAAGCAGAAGCGAACGTCAGCTGTACCGGATAGTAACGCGAAGGTGTCGAAGGAAGCAACTAAACCGGTCAGTATTTCACCGCGaaaaacacgaaaacaacGAAGTGATGAAGCAAAGACTGCAGAAAAGGATGAAACAACAAAG TCTGTAGCTAAAAATAGTAAACCATCTAAAGAGgctaaaaatgtaaaaagtaAGTCCGAACCGGTAAAGACACCCGCCACCAGCTCCCAAGATAAAAACGGCGAATCGTCCAAAATGATACGAAGAGATTATGAAGCGAAGAAAGACAAGAATGACAAACTGCCGGAAAAATCAACCATCAAACCTATTACCAAACCCACTACCAAATCCACCACCAGTACACCTTCGCCCGTCAAAAAGATCGTCAAAATTGAACGATTCAACCCAAAAACGAGAAAACTGCTCAAAAATCCAGTGCTATCGACGGACGACGACGAAAACAGCACCAAAACGAGCTCGTGCAACAAGCTGAACCTGTGGATTGAAGCCTTTGCCGAGGAGGAGCAATGCTGGATTCCGTTGGACGTTACGCGCGGCCTGATGGAGTGTGTCAATGAAATCGTTCAGCAAGCATCCACCCCTATGCTGTACGTGCTCGCCTGGAACAACGACGGCTCGATAAAGGACATCTCTGCGCGCTACTGTGCGGACTATCTTACCGTAACGATTAAACATCGCATCATGCAGCAGTGGATGGACAACGTGCTGGGTCCGTTTAGGGGCGGCAAACAGTGCGCTGCACGGGACGCTGCCGAAGATCGGGAACTGAACCGTATACTGGAGGAGCGTCCACTGCCACGCACGGTGGCGGAGTACAAAAACCATCCTTACTTTGCGCTGAAGCGCCATTTGCTGAAGTTTGAAGCGATCTACCCGCCGGATGCGCCAACGCTTGGGTTTACCTCTGGCAAGGAACCGGTGTACGCTCGCGAATGCGTACAAACGTTGCATGCGCGCGAAGTGTGGCTGAAGCAGGCGCGTACGGTGAAAATGTTCGAAACACCGTACAAAATTGTTTCAGGCCGGCCCAAGTACGACAGG TCATCCGGACAAATGTTGCCATCGCAACCGCTTGAGCTATTTGGCTACTGGCAGACGGAAGAGTACGATCCGCCGACGGCTGAGGGTGGAATCGTGCCGCGGAATGCGTACGGCAATGTGGAGCTATTCAAGCCCTGCATGCTGCCCAAGAAGACAGTCCATCTGCAAC TGCCGGGACTGAACCGAATATGCAAAAAACTTCGCATCGACTGTGCTCAGGCCGTCACTGGGTTCGATTTTCACGGCGGCAGTAGTCACCCGGTGTACGatgggttcgtcgtctgcgaAGAATTTAAGGATGTAGTCGTCGACGCCTGGCATGAGGAGCAGCAAGCCGAAGAGCAACGAGCGAGGGAAAAGTACGAGAAGCGTGTGTATGGTAATTGGAAGAAGCTAATCAAGGGTTTGCTGATCCGCCGAAAGCTCCAGCACAAGTACAACTTTGATAATCTCGTCCAGTAG